In a single window of the Jaculus jaculus isolate mJacJac1 chromosome 9, mJacJac1.mat.Y.cur, whole genome shotgun sequence genome:
- the Ccdc43 gene encoding coiled-coil domain-containing protein 43, with the protein MAAPSGAAEAARGEGDRGGFGCWLDGRLEALGVDQAVYGAYILGVLQEEEEEERLDALQGILSAFLEEDSLLDICKEIVERWSETQNVVTKVKKEDEVQAITTLIEKQAQIVVKPRMVSEEEKQRKAALLAQYADVTDEEDEADEKGDSGASTMNSGSDKSLFRNTNVEDVLNARKLERDSLRDESQRKKEQDKLQRERDKLAKQERKEKEKKRTQRGERKR; encoded by the exons ATGGCGGCGCCCAGCGGAGCGGCCGAGGCGGCCCGCGGCGAGGGAGACCGCGGGGGCTTCGGGTGTTGGCTGGACGGACGGCTGGAGGCGTTGGGAGTGGACCAAGCCGTGTACGGCGCCTACATCCTTGGTGTcctgcaggaggaggaagaggaagagaggctggACGCTCTGCAGGGTATCCTCTCTGCTTTCCTG GAAGAAGATTCCCTCCTTGATATCTGCAAGGAAATTGTAGAACGATGGTCTGAAACGCAGAATGTTGTCACCAAAGTGAAAAAAGAAG ATGAGGTGCAGGCCATTACTACCCTAATTGAGAAGCAGGCTCAGATTGTTGTGAAGCCCAGGATGGTGtcagaagaagagaaacagagaaaagccGCCCTGCTGGCCCAGTATGCTGACGTGACAGATGAAGAGGA TGAAGCAGATGAAAAGGGTGACTCAGGTGCATCGACAATGAACAGTGGTTCTGACAAAT CCCTATTCCGAAATACCAACGTGGAAGATGTTCTCAATGCTCGGAAACTGGAGCGAGACTCACTTCGGGATGAGTCCCAGAGGAAGAAGGAACAGGACAAGctgcagagagaaagggacaaaCTAGCCAAGCAGGAGcgcaaggaaaaggaaaagaaaaggacacagagaggggaaaggaaacGATAA